The following are encoded in a window of Pan troglodytes isolate AG18354 chromosome 4, NHGRI_mPanTro3-v2.0_pri, whole genome shotgun sequence genomic DNA:
- the MSANTD5 gene encoding putative uncharacterized protein MSANTD5, giving the protein MEKVILPTETTINIQKMEEENAAQGSEKPSVQSVKPWSDQEIRSFLQEWEFLEREVYRVKKKYHIVSKAIAQRLKQRGINKSWKECLQMLISLQDLYFTIQEANQRPRCQPLPCPYGEALHRILGYRWKISVFSGPPCADVVNLAPPEHLPQAYGVPIVFQEPMWAPTPVIYVENPQVPGWEPWNMNGHVPYMYPALPPAAPGPLTQWAISTD; this is encoded by the exons ATGGAG aaagtAATACTTCCCACTGAAACTACCATAAACATCCAGAAAATGGAGGAGGAAAATGCAGCCCAGGGATCAGAAAAGCCCTCAG TCCAGTCAGTTAAACCTTGGAGTGACCAGGAAATCCGGAGTTTCCTGCAAGAATGGGAATTTCTCGAACGTGAGGTGTACAGGGTGAAGAAGAAGTATCACATAGTATCAAAAGCAATTGCTCAGCGTCTCAAGCAGAGGGGTATCAACAAGAGCTGGAAGGAATGTCTCCAGATGCTAATAAGCTTGCAGGACTTATACTTCACTATTCAGGAGGCCAACCAGAGGCCAAGGTGCCAACCCTTGCCATGTCCTTATGGCGAGGCCCTGCACAGGATTCTGGGGTACAGATGGAAGATCAGCGTCTTCTCAG GTCCTCCCTGTGCAGATGTGGTTAACCTCGCACCTCCCGAGCACCTGCCCCAGGCCTATGGCGTTCCCATAGTCTTCCAGGAGCCGATGTGGGCCCCAACACCTGTGATCTATGTGGAAAATCCTCAGGTACCCGGATGGGAGCCCTGGAACATGAATGGTCATGTTCCATATATGTATCCTGCTTTGCCCCCGGCAGCCCCAGGCCCCCTGACACAGTGGGCCATCTCTACTGACTGA